A single Microbaculum marinisediminis DNA region contains:
- a CDS encoding tyrosine-type recombinase/integrase: MPLRIVPPRKGKSPNYTIRGTYLGVRVDRTSGSPVLKTARQVKRRIETEIERGALVPRGGKTFAIAALSYIRAGGDHRFVDRLADHFGETPLAHIDQAAIDDAAHVLYPDASPATRNRQVYTPLSAILKHAGAGFELKRPKGSAGQSRLRWLWPEDADRIFDAASKVDAEFATFLHFLCYTGMRLSEALWLRCADMRLSEGFAYLPTSKTEDPRAIFLPPVLVAALANHPRGLDRKGETVFRFRKNGYLYGLMRAARMRASGVTPVPREPGEADPPYLYDWVTFHTFCHTYGTWMRRYGGLDTHGLVGTGRWKSEKSAARYAHVVVSEDARRAALLPTPKRGKSVED, encoded by the coding sequence ATGCCCCTCCGGATCGTCCCGCCCCGCAAGGGCAAGTCGCCGAACTACACCATCCGCGGCACCTACCTCGGGGTCCGCGTTGATCGAACTTCGGGATCTCCTGTCCTCAAGACAGCCCGGCAGGTCAAACGGCGGATCGAAACCGAGATCGAACGTGGTGCCCTTGTCCCGCGCGGCGGGAAGACCTTCGCGATAGCGGCGCTGTCCTATATTCGCGCCGGCGGCGACCACCGGTTTGTCGACCGACTTGCCGATCACTTCGGCGAGACGCCGCTCGCGCACATCGACCAGGCCGCGATCGACGACGCCGCGCACGTCCTTTATCCGGACGCCAGCCCGGCCACGCGCAACCGGCAGGTCTACACGCCACTGTCGGCGATCCTGAAACACGCCGGCGCCGGCTTTGAGCTGAAGCGCCCCAAGGGCTCGGCAGGCCAGTCCCGATTGCGATGGCTATGGCCCGAGGATGCGGATCGCATCTTCGACGCCGCCAGCAAGGTCGACGCGGAATTCGCGACGTTCCTGCACTTCCTCTGCTACACCGGCATGCGGCTCAGCGAAGCCTTGTGGCTGCGGTGCGCCGACATGCGCCTGTCGGAGGGCTTCGCGTACCTGCCCACGTCGAAGACGGAAGATCCGCGCGCCATCTTCCTGCCGCCCGTCCTGGTCGCCGCGCTCGCCAACCACCCCCGCGGGCTCGATCGCAAGGGCGAGACCGTCTTCCGGTTCCGCAAGAACGGCTATCTCTACGGTCTCATGCGCGCCGCGCGGATGCGGGCGAGCGGCGTAACGCCGGTCCCGCGCGAACCCGGCGAGGCCGATCCGCCCTATCTGTACGATTGGGTGACCTTCCACACCTTCTGCCACACCTATGGCACGTGGATGCGCCGCTACGGCGGACTCGACACACACGGGCTCGTCGGGACGGGCCGCTGGAAAAGTGAGAAGTCGGCGGCCCGCTATGCCCATGTCGTCGTCAGCGAGGACGCCCGGCGCGCCGCGCTCTTGCCGACGCCAAAACGTGGAAAATCCGTGGAGGATTGA
- a CDS encoding DUF1045 domain-containing protein, with amino-acid sequence MRYAIYFVPDPDTDLAEFGARWLGYDVETGTTFAAPIVRGLEAESWGGLVSEPARYGLHATLKAPFRLAEGRGEGELVEALRGFARTVTPVRIPVLSLKHLRGFFALMPAIRDEQVEALSARAVRAFDDFRKAPTHAEIARRQAAGLNARQQANLERWGYPFVFDEASFHLTLTGRTDAARAVDMEDILTDFFEPVIGRALIVDRVALAVEREPGARFEVLAAATLGHPLAYTRRAVQLDAV; translated from the coding sequence GTGCGCTACGCGATCTACTTCGTTCCCGATCCCGATACCGACCTGGCCGAGTTCGGTGCCCGCTGGCTTGGCTATGACGTCGAGACCGGAACCACCTTCGCCGCGCCGATCGTCCGCGGGCTGGAGGCGGAGAGCTGGGGCGGCCTCGTGTCGGAACCGGCCCGCTATGGCCTGCACGCGACCCTGAAGGCGCCGTTCCGGCTCGCCGAGGGGCGCGGCGAAGGCGAACTGGTCGAGGCGCTACGCGGGTTCGCCCGCACGGTCACGCCGGTCCGCATACCCGTCCTGTCGCTAAAGCACCTGCGCGGCTTCTTCGCCCTGATGCCGGCGATCCGCGACGAGCAGGTCGAGGCCCTGTCGGCGCGCGCGGTGCGCGCCTTCGACGATTTCCGGAAGGCGCCCACGCACGCCGAGATCGCGCGTCGTCAGGCCGCCGGCCTGAACGCGCGCCAGCAGGCCAATCTCGAGCGCTGGGGCTACCCCTTCGTGTTCGACGAGGCGAGCTTCCATCTCACCCTGACCGGCAGGACGGATGCCGCTCGGGCGGTGGACATGGAAGATATCCTCACGGATTTCTTCGAGCCCGTCATCGGCCGCGCCCTGATCGTCGACCGTGTCGCCCTTGCCGTCGAGCGCGAGCCCGGTGCCCGTTTCGAGGTCCTCGCGGCCGCCACGCTCGGCCACCCGCTCGCCTATACCCGCCGGGCAGTTCAGCTCGACGCGGTGTAG
- a CDS encoding tetratricopeptide repeat protein, producing the protein MPDRAGTDQLLRDAAAAISAGDWRGAETALLTCLERRAEDVSLAYNLALVEKRLGKPAQAEQRLARLLATAPDHANARFEYAASLMDRGAETDALGAFETYLAAVPDDPDARLNAARLCLRLGRGKAAAVHLELAESVRPGDPAIRLGRAETARDLGEVDEARNLFGALYWDAPGLRPEILKAMSQGARGRLPLDRRRLG; encoded by the coding sequence GTGCCAGACCGAGCCGGGACCGACCAGTTGTTGCGTGACGCGGCGGCGGCGATCAGCGCCGGCGACTGGCGCGGCGCCGAAACGGCGCTCCTCACCTGCCTGGAGCGCCGCGCGGAAGACGTTTCCCTCGCCTACAATCTCGCCCTGGTGGAAAAGAGGCTCGGCAAGCCCGCGCAAGCCGAACAACGACTGGCGCGCCTGCTCGCGACAGCTCCGGATCACGCCAATGCACGGTTCGAGTATGCCGCGTCCCTGATGGACCGCGGCGCGGAGACCGACGCGCTCGGCGCATTCGAGACCTATCTCGCCGCCGTGCCGGACGACCCGGACGCGCGCCTGAACGCGGCGCGCCTGTGCCTGCGTCTCGGCAGGGGGAAAGCGGCGGCGGTCCATCTGGAGCTGGCCGAGTCCGTGCGGCCCGGCGATCCGGCGATCCGGCTGGGTCGTGCCGAAACGGCGCGCGATCTCGGCGAGGTCGACGAAGCGCGGAACCTGTTCGGCGCGCTCTATTGGGATGCGCCCGGACTCCGACCCGAAATCCTGAAGGCGATGAGCCAGGGCGCACGCGGCCGGCTTCCGCTCGACCGGCGACGCCTCGGATAG
- a CDS encoding methyl-accepting chemotaxis protein: MKSLSLRNILLAITGLLGLAVIGLAGQMTFDMAGQRSSAMQTEETNMIGDLLLGSAGNWAIERGISMTALSASEPVSSDRRAAIDKQRQLADTDLKTALDRLGGTKTNLAATEEALARVAALRPEVDRALQMPLSQRDPQLAEKWLTTITGVIEATQTLRRSLELSLDTAEARMAQYQRMKDAIWVMSEFAGRERAGIGAAIASGKPMTNAFLETVASRRGRVEYAWETVQAVADNVPVSPDVTSAIETVRRDFFGDLGKTRQAILAAGAAGDPYPLTASEWVGAATAGINTILTLSRATGAQIETLAAETAGSSSRAMIVSMVILGIALVVVAAAFWLIISRVTRPLEAMRSAMASLADGNKEIAVPGLGRQDEIGAMAEAVDVFRQNAIEMERLQLEQADRDRLAQEEKRKAMNELADSFLASVGGVVEIVSSAASEMESTAQSMTSTAEETNSRAMTVSAAAEQASTNVNTVASSAEELSSSISEISRQVQEAAQIAQNAVANAEQTNAMVEGLADTAQKIGDVIELINTIAEQTNLLALNATIEAARAGDAGKGFAVVAQEVKALAGQTAKATEEIGQQISSIQTATGDAVEAIRQIGQTITSINEISSTIASAVEEQGAATQEIARSVQQASAGTGDVSANIAGVSSAASETGTSAEQVLSAARELAQQSEQLRTEVNGFVERVRAA, translated from the coding sequence ATGAAATCGCTATCGCTCAGAAATATCCTGCTCGCGATCACCGGGCTTCTCGGGCTCGCCGTGATCGGCCTTGCGGGGCAGATGACATTCGACATGGCCGGTCAGCGCTCCAGCGCGATGCAGACCGAGGAAACCAACATGATCGGCGACCTGTTGCTCGGCAGCGCCGGCAACTGGGCGATCGAACGCGGGATCAGCATGACCGCGCTCAGCGCGAGCGAGCCCGTCAGCAGCGACCGCCGCGCGGCGATCGACAAGCAGCGCCAGCTCGCCGACACGGATCTGAAAACCGCCCTGGACCGTCTCGGCGGGACGAAGACGAACCTGGCCGCGACGGAAGAGGCCCTGGCCAGGGTGGCGGCGCTCCGGCCGGAGGTAGATCGCGCACTGCAGATGCCGCTGTCCCAGCGCGATCCGCAACTGGCCGAAAAGTGGCTGACGACCATCACCGGCGTGATCGAAGCCACCCAGACGCTGCGCCGCTCGCTGGAACTGTCTCTCGACACCGCCGAGGCGCGGATGGCGCAGTATCAGCGCATGAAGGACGCCATCTGGGTGATGAGCGAATTCGCCGGCCGCGAACGCGCCGGCATCGGCGCGGCGATCGCCAGCGGCAAGCCGATGACCAACGCGTTCCTGGAAACGGTGGCAAGCCGGCGCGGGCGCGTCGAGTACGCCTGGGAAACCGTCCAGGCGGTCGCCGACAACGTTCCGGTCTCGCCCGACGTCACCAGCGCGATCGAGACGGTCCGCCGCGATTTCTTCGGCGACCTCGGCAAGACCCGCCAGGCCATTCTGGCGGCCGGTGCCGCGGGCGATCCCTATCCGCTGACGGCAAGCGAATGGGTCGGCGCGGCCACGGCGGGCATCAATACCATCCTCACGCTCAGCAGGGCGACCGGCGCGCAGATCGAAACGCTGGCGGCCGAGACGGCGGGCAGCAGTTCGCGCGCCATGATCGTCAGCATGGTCATCCTCGGCATCGCCCTTGTCGTGGTCGCCGCGGCCTTCTGGCTGATCATCAGCCGCGTGACGCGACCGCTGGAAGCGATGCGCAGCGCCATGGCCTCGCTGGCGGACGGCAACAAGGAGATCGCGGTTCCGGGTCTCGGACGCCAGGACGAGATCGGCGCCATGGCCGAGGCCGTCGACGTGTTCCGCCAGAACGCCATTGAGATGGAACGGCTGCAGCTGGAACAGGCCGATCGCGACCGGCTTGCCCAGGAGGAGAAGCGCAAGGCCATGAACGAACTGGCCGACTCCTTCCTGGCGAGCGTCGGCGGCGTCGTCGAGATCGTCTCCTCGGCGGCGAGCGAGATGGAATCCACTGCCCAGTCGATGACGTCCACGGCGGAGGAAACCAACAGCCGGGCAATGACCGTTTCGGCGGCCGCCGAGCAAGCCTCGACCAACGTCAACACCGTCGCCTCCTCGGCGGAAGAGCTCTCCAGCTCGATCTCCGAGATCAGCCGTCAGGTACAGGAGGCGGCGCAGATCGCCCAGAACGCGGTGGCGAACGCGGAACAGACGAACGCCATGGTGGAAGGGCTTGCGGATACCGCGCAGAAGATCGGCGACGTGATCGAACTGATCAACACGATCGCCGAGCAGACCAACCTGCTCGCGCTCAACGCGACCATCGAGGCGGCGCGCGCCGGCGACGCCGGCAAGGGCTTCGCGGTCGTGGCGCAGGAAGTGAAGGCGCTCGCCGGACAGACCGCCAAGGCGACCGAGGAGATCGGCCAGCAGATCTCGAGCATCCAGACGGCCACCGGCGATGCCGTGGAGGCGATCCGCCAGATCGGCCAGACGATCACGTCGATCAACGAGATCTCGTCTACGATCGCCTCGGCGGTGGAAGAGCAAGGCGCGGCGACGCAGGAAATCGCCCGCAGTGTTCAGCAGGCTTCGGCCGGCACCGGCGACGTCAGCGCCAACATCGCCGGCGTCAGCTCGGCGGCGAGCGAGACCGGCACCTCGGCCGAGCAGGTGCTGAGCGCGGCGCGCGAGCTGGCCCAGCAGTCCGAACAGCTACGCACCGAGGTCAACGGCTTCGTCGAGCGCGTCCGCGCGGCCTAG
- a CDS encoding PaaI family thioesterase: MENMLEFGRQILAAQAFSRLLKAELVSWSEDLTELRVPLSEDTEQHLGMTHGGVICYAADNALTYAGGAVLGAGVVTGELKINYIRPAIGSALIARASALHAGRTQAVVRCDVFVVDGQTEKLCATALGTIRKVEGAGDGSPPANRS, translated from the coding sequence ATGGAAAACATGCTGGAGTTCGGCCGCCAGATCCTCGCCGCGCAGGCGTTCAGCCGCCTGTTGAAGGCGGAACTCGTGAGCTGGAGCGAGGATCTTACCGAACTGCGCGTTCCGTTGAGCGAGGATACCGAGCAGCATCTCGGCATGACCCATGGCGGCGTCATCTGCTACGCCGCCGACAACGCGCTGACCTATGCCGGCGGTGCGGTGCTCGGAGCGGGCGTCGTCACCGGCGAGCTCAAGATCAACTATATCCGCCCGGCGATCGGCTCGGCCTTGATCGCCCGCGCCTCGGCGCTTCATGCGGGCCGCACCCAGGCGGTCGTCCGCTGCGACGTGTTCGTCGTCGATGGTCAGACGGAGAAACTCTGCGCGACGGCGCTCGGTACCATCCGCAAGGTGGAGGGGGCGGGGGACGGATCGCCCCCCGCCAATCGGTCCTAG
- a CDS encoding ABC transporter permease: MTTATVAAAPAPIRRTREGRWASIVLTAYMVVFFIYLFAPLLVMTLAAFNAYDYPSVTQWRGWTLKWFDELAGDERILQGLWNSILVGIGVIAVSIPLGLSGAFILTRLQSRWNGLLYGVLVSPILTPGIILGISTLIFWRNFEVPGGLFLAMMAQATFIASYSMLMFMARLQRQDRSLEEAALDLGASSFLVFRRVTIPFLAPTIFTAAVIAFLQSIENYNTTVFAIGGNWTLVTEIGSRFRFGLSPVINVIGVIFVVLTVIAATTYVMLKERDRKARMAR, translated from the coding sequence ATGACAACCGCCACCGTCGCAGCAGCGCCCGCGCCGATCCGCAGGACCCGCGAGGGGCGCTGGGCCAGTATCGTCCTCACCGCCTACATGGTGGTCTTCTTCATCTACCTGTTCGCGCCGCTCCTGGTGATGACGCTCGCCGCGTTCAACGCCTACGACTATCCCTCGGTGACGCAGTGGCGCGGCTGGACCCTGAAGTGGTTCGACGAGCTCGCCGGCGACGAACGCATCCTGCAGGGATTGTGGAATTCGATCCTGGTCGGCATCGGCGTCATCGCCGTGTCCATCCCGCTGGGTCTGTCCGGCGCGTTCATCCTAACGCGGCTGCAGTCGCGCTGGAACGGCCTGCTCTACGGCGTGCTCGTTTCGCCGATCCTGACCCCGGGCATCATCCTGGGCATCTCGACGCTGATCTTCTGGCGCAACTTCGAGGTGCCCGGCGGGCTGTTCCTTGCCATGATGGCCCAGGCGACCTTCATCGCCTCCTATTCGATGCTGATGTTCATGGCCCGCCTGCAGCGCCAGGACAGGAGCCTGGAGGAAGCGGCGCTCGACCTGGGCGCGTCCAGCTTCCTGGTGTTCCGGCGCGTCACGATCCCGTTCCTGGCGCCGACCATCTTCACCGCCGCCGTGATCGCCTTCCTGCAGTCGATCGAGAACTACAACACCACCGTGTTCGCGATCGGCGGCAACTGGACGCTCGTCACCGAGATCGGCTCGCGCTTCCGCTTCGGCCTGTCGCCGGTCATCAACGTCATCGGCGTCATTTTCGTCGTCCTTACCGTCATCGCGGCGACAACCTACGTCATGCTCAAGGAGCGCGACCGCAAGGCGCGCATGGCGCGGTAA
- a CDS encoding ABC transporter permease, whose translation MKALARTYGRTLSGTFVFLTAAWLLGMIVIPQLFMIERSLWVRQESTQLSLEIDRLYNEVSLLRFDAQGAADADKPAIEDKISGIEERIAELEAQEKAPQKVYTLSNYTRMSGLHFRIFVRTIVYAAMVTVLALVVCYPIAFAVAQVATPQAAAFLMLGLIIPYAINELLRVYAWLMILDYQGVLNTFLDWIGVTNLAAKQWIPFLESPAAVFVAMVYTYILFMVFPIYNTLETLDRNQLEAARDLGAPSWRIHWRVAIPHAKPGIAVGCIMTFMLSAGSYSVPQIMTRGTSGDWFSQTIYRQFFESNNWNAGAAYAFTLLVVCIVFIFLMMLVFRVGVRDIAR comes from the coding sequence ATGAAGGCGCTCGCCCGCACCTACGGCCGCACCCTGTCCGGGACGTTCGTCTTCCTGACGGCCGCCTGGTTGCTCGGCATGATCGTCATCCCGCAGCTCTTCATGATCGAGCGCTCGCTGTGGGTGCGGCAGGAATCGACCCAGCTCTCGCTGGAGATCGACCGGCTCTACAACGAGGTCTCGCTGTTGCGGTTCGATGCGCAGGGAGCCGCCGACGCCGACAAGCCGGCCATCGAGGACAAGATCTCCGGCATCGAGGAACGGATCGCCGAGCTGGAAGCCCAGGAGAAGGCGCCGCAGAAGGTCTATACGCTGTCCAACTACACCCGAATGTCGGGTCTGCATTTCAGGATCTTCGTGCGCACCATCGTTTATGCGGCGATGGTGACGGTTCTGGCGCTCGTCGTCTGCTACCCGATCGCCTTCGCCGTCGCCCAGGTCGCGACCCCCCAGGCTGCCGCCTTCCTGATGCTCGGGCTGATCATCCCCTATGCGATCAACGAGCTCCTGCGGGTCTACGCCTGGCTGATGATCCTCGACTACCAGGGCGTGCTGAACACCTTCCTGGACTGGATCGGCGTCACCAATCTCGCCGCCAAGCAATGGATTCCCTTCCTGGAATCGCCCGCGGCCGTCTTCGTCGCGATGGTCTACACCTACATCCTGTTCATGGTCTTCCCGATCTACAACACGCTGGAGACGCTGGATCGCAACCAGCTCGAGGCCGCGCGCGATCTGGGCGCGCCGAGCTGGCGCATCCACTGGCGCGTCGCCATCCCCCACGCCAAGCCGGGCATCGCGGTGGGCTGCATCATGACATTCATGCTGTCGGCGGGGTCGTATTCGGTGCCGCAGATCATGACGCGCGGCACGTCCGGCGACTGGTTCAGTCAGACGATCTACAGGCAGTTCTTCGAATCCAACAACTGGAACGCGGGCGCGGCCTACGCCTTCACGCTGCTGGTCGTCTGCATCGTCTTCATCTTCCTGATGATGCTGGTCTTCCGCGTCGGCGTGCGCGACATCGCGCGGTGA
- a CDS encoding ABC transporter ATP-binding protein: MLGKGKNVVLDGVSMVFGTFTAVRKTDLEIGAGEFFSILGPSGCGKTTLLRMISGFLEPTTGRVLIGGDDMAGIGPNRRPTALIFQNLALFPLMPVWENVAFGLEARGMPKRKRRERAMELIDLVALRGQEDKLPGDLSGGQRQRVAIARALAVEPAVLLLDEPLSALDLKLRQHMRAELKSIQRKTGVTFVYITHDQGEALTMSDRIAVMNHGSVEQVDTTDVLYDNPATPFVATFVGEQNVFRGKVAEVAEGFAVVEGPDGRLRGRVREGLSKGDAAMVFVRPERMQFLNGAGLDNVVTARVDRRDLEGPFVNLFLKRDANEIMVHIVNSGAAGRDLDGEQRVGFAAADALVLPTGDLARD; this comes from the coding sequence ATGCTGGGTAAAGGCAAGAACGTCGTCCTCGACGGCGTATCCATGGTCTTCGGAACGTTTACCGCCGTCCGGAAAACCGATCTGGAGATCGGCGCCGGGGAGTTCTTCTCGATCCTCGGCCCGTCGGGCTGCGGCAAGACCACCCTCCTGCGCATGATCTCCGGCTTCCTCGAGCCGACCACGGGGCGGGTCCTGATCGGCGGCGACGACATGGCCGGCATAGGGCCGAACCGCCGTCCGACCGCGCTCATATTCCAGAATCTTGCGCTGTTTCCCCTGATGCCCGTCTGGGAGAATGTCGCCTTCGGGCTCGAGGCGCGCGGCATGCCGAAGAGGAAGCGGCGCGAGCGCGCAATGGAGTTGATCGATCTCGTCGCCCTGCGCGGCCAGGAGGACAAGCTGCCGGGCGACCTGTCGGGCGGCCAGCGTCAGCGCGTGGCGATCGCCCGCGCGCTCGCCGTCGAGCCGGCGGTGCTGCTTCTGGACGAGCCGCTGTCGGCGCTCGATCTCAAGTTGCGCCAGCACATGCGCGCCGAACTCAAGTCCATCCAGCGCAAGACCGGCGTCACCTTCGTCTACATCACCCACGACCAGGGCGAGGCGCTGACCATGTCGGACCGCATTGCCGTCATGAATCACGGCAGCGTCGAGCAGGTCGATACGACCGACGTCCTGTACGACAACCCGGCCACCCCCTTCGTCGCCACCTTCGTCGGCGAGCAGAACGTTTTCCGCGGCAAGGTCGCCGAGGTCGCCGAAGGCTTCGCCGTCGTCGAAGGCCCCGACGGCCGCCTGCGCGGGCGCGTCCGCGAGGGCCTGTCGAAGGGCGACGCGGCGATGGTTTTCGTCCGCCCCGAGCGGATGCAGTTCCTGAACGGTGCCGGTCTCGACAACGTCGTGACCGCCAGGGTCGACCGCCGCGACCTGGAAGGTCCCTTCGTGAACCTGTTCCTGAAGCGCGACGCCAACGAGATCATGGTCCATATCGTCAATTCGGGCGCCGCCGGCCGCGATCTGGATGGCGAACAGCGGGTCGGCTTCGCCGCGGCCGACGCGCTGGTGCTGCCCACGGGCGACCTGGCGAGGGATTGA
- a CDS encoding extracellular solute-binding protein: protein MTNINRRTVLRGTAATGLALAMPAILKAGDALASSGTVNVFAWGDYVQDNIKDAFEKATGIKVNLSTYGSNDEAENKLRAAGGKGFDVIFPSVDTGPNYYKDDLLGAIDESKFNVDKVIPSIYRASINLGATNRGKRYLIPCDWGTEAMTWDSETSPDLKYGTISYGDMWKSDMAGKVAVRQKSVLVSLAIYLDDIGEVKSDRAMDLYKSEDDCRRVFEAVTNYAIERRGNIGAFWNNATEATAAFTDAGCSIGQTWDTTGILLNRETNPKWRYTMPKEGGLGWIDTMAIPSGSENVDQAYAFVNFMLTPEAGGMFANNTGYNSAAVDADQHLNDAQKAAFSMAYPDAAAIDNLWWWPAQTDFFGALRTEYVEKFTNA, encoded by the coding sequence ATGACCAACATAAATCGCCGTACAGTTCTGAGAGGAACCGCCGCAACCGGCTTGGCGCTCGCCATGCCGGCCATTCTGAAAGCCGGTGACGCGTTGGCGTCTTCGGGCACCGTCAACGTGTTCGCCTGGGGGGACTACGTTCAGGACAACATCAAGGACGCCTTCGAAAAGGCGACCGGCATCAAGGTCAACCTGTCGACCTACGGGTCGAACGACGAGGCCGAGAACAAGCTGCGCGCCGCCGGCGGCAAGGGCTTCGACGTGATCTTCCCCTCCGTCGACACCGGCCCGAACTACTACAAGGACGATCTGCTCGGGGCGATCGACGAGTCCAAGTTCAACGTCGACAAGGTGATCCCGTCCATCTACCGCGCCTCGATCAACCTCGGCGCCACCAACCGCGGCAAGCGCTACCTCATTCCCTGCGACTGGGGCACCGAGGCGATGACGTGGGATTCCGAAACCAGTCCGGACCTCAAGTATGGCACCATCTCCTACGGCGACATGTGGAAGTCCGACATGGCGGGCAAGGTCGCCGTTCGCCAGAAATCGGTATTGGTCAGCCTGGCGATCTACCTCGACGACATCGGCGAGGTGAAATCCGACCGCGCCATGGACCTCTACAAGTCGGAAGACGACTGCCGGCGCGTGTTCGAGGCCGTGACCAACTATGCCATCGAGCGCCGCGGCAACATCGGCGCCTTCTGGAACAACGCCACCGAGGCCACCGCCGCCTTCACCGACGCCGGCTGCAGCATCGGCCAGACCTGGGACACGACCGGCATCCTGCTCAATCGTGAGACCAATCCGAAGTGGCGCTACACCATGCCGAAGGAAGGTGGCCTGGGCTGGATCGACACCATGGCGATCCCGTCCGGCTCGGAGAACGTCGACCAGGCCTATGCGTTCGTCAACTTCATGCTGACGCCGGAAGCCGGCGGCATGTTCGCCAACAACACCGGGTACAACTCGGCCGCCGTCGACGCCGACCAGCATCTCAACGACGCTCAGAAGGCCGCGTTCTCGATGGCCTATCCGGACGCCGCCGCGATCGACAATCTGTGGTGGTGGCCGGCGCAGACCGACTTCTTCGGCGCGCTGCGCACCGAGTATGTCGAGAAGTTCACCAACGCCTGA
- a CDS encoding mechanosensitive ion channel family protein yields MTAQAVAQAATGAAGEAAAPAEGQAVVAEKTREVIVTYFGQLDSDPTLIIEKIEKWINGSYTLLPNIIVALIFFGIFWGVAKAVEASFVKWAARRKRKNLGEVLGGFLRWAVTIFGFFIAITIILPSVEPVDLLAGLGIGSVAIGFAFKDILQNWLAGLLILFRQPFLAGDQIVISGYEGTVERIETRSTNIRTHDGRLVLVPNSDAYTNAVTVATAFKKRQSQCNLAVPAGADIAKTRELIVTTLGKIDGVLQDPAPAVLTTDLQAAKVILQASWWTGSKYAEITSVRSQALEALKAALEKNDFALA; encoded by the coding sequence ATGACGGCACAGGCAGTAGCTCAGGCAGCGACGGGCGCGGCAGGCGAAGCGGCAGCGCCGGCCGAAGGTCAGGCGGTCGTGGCGGAGAAGACCCGGGAGGTGATCGTCACCTATTTCGGGCAACTGGACTCCGATCCGACGCTGATCATCGAGAAGATCGAGAAGTGGATCAATGGCTCCTACACGCTGTTGCCGAACATCATCGTCGCGCTGATCTTCTTCGGAATCTTCTGGGGCGTGGCCAAGGCCGTGGAGGCGTCGTTCGTCAAATGGGCGGCCCGGCGCAAGCGCAAGAACCTTGGCGAAGTGCTCGGCGGCTTCCTGCGCTGGGCGGTGACGATCTTCGGCTTTTTCATCGCCATCACCATCATCCTGCCCTCTGTCGAGCCGGTCGACCTGCTCGCTGGCCTGGGTATCGGCTCGGTCGCCATCGGCTTTGCCTTCAAGGACATCCTGCAGAACTGGCTCGCCGGTCTCCTGATCCTGTTTCGCCAACCCTTCCTCGCCGGCGACCAGATCGTCATCTCGGGCTATGAGGGGACCGTCGAGCGCATCGAGACGCGCTCCACCAATATCCGCACCCATGACGGGCGTCTGGTGCTGGTGCCCAATTCCGATGCCTACACCAATGCGGTGACGGTCGCGACGGCCTTCAAGAAGCGGCAGAGCCAGTGCAATCTCGCCGTTCCCGCGGGCGCCGACATCGCCAAGACGCGCGAGCTGATCGTCACAACCCTCGGCAAGATCGACGGCGTCCTTCAGGATCCCGCCCCAGCGGTTCTCACGACCGATCTCCAGGCCGCCAAGGTCATCCTCCAGGCGAGCTGGTGGACGGGCTCCAAGTATGCCGAGATCACTTCCGTGCGATCGCAGGCGCTGGAGGCGCTGAAGGCGGCCCTCGAAAAGAACGATTTCGCGCTGGCCTGA